Proteins encoded by one window of Haliotis asinina isolate JCU_RB_2024 chromosome 6, JCU_Hal_asi_v2, whole genome shotgun sequence:
- the LOC137286616 gene encoding transient receptor potential cation channel subfamily V member 6-like: MRRHKHRSIALGHLDTTDYAYVYPEDAGFCGACNHIPPTHLPQTPSFSELLGEEVTEDQFQQEVAVKTRTLLIGRQEAEREVVMDRLVEKYGDKEKALMFVVSEFPTEYKVQLFVNMLLQRGANPSTCDSSWQTPLHHAVKRNFKGVCSKLLENDALPHVRDKDNNMPYHLALNNNNDDIAALILSYMPNAVVRDMYITRTSTKSEFTLHDLLRKEMQHAAMGVLDCLMDPIGDTGHVRVFYHVLEADEEGRPPTHKDFDDESKSCLNLIAKGNLKEVVFHDCVRLLIRRKWKEYARLRFAVNSIIYCFTLLCLTFSLAVATLTADPAQYPDPRDKARAAAELWASGSVAFSLILEVNQMRRHRLAYWRDKFNWLDLTSSCLLLSVIPLRFTHSKQQWHVFSVGYLLWVLKVFKYAAVFRQTGAYALVLKRILGHDFVQFTALFSVILLAFSGSFILALRGENSLQVHPETGTFWEVMFTGVRILIESDPIVAYYGQDGYSTLSCIIMVIFLFTCIVVLLNILIAQLSDTYQNVQTDAQRALELNRAWIIARVELNSIHIRRSYRIRKYCESEVVSQPHDLLERWESPPLNDMNRNIRYIWEGQEANKMNLLTVKNRLTRQEKAILRMQQSLDDILTSLARIRPDGSPQKQTPSASDGNISSPQSSTSQQSVSDIDVFTTAVEEQHRGLEEDVETSSVNGETVSRVDDKKSTPRPTDRDTTDETSQSPHG; encoded by the exons ATGAGGAGACATAAACACCGGAGTATCGCCCTGGGGCATCTCGATACCACAG ACTATGCTTATGTGTACCCCGAGGACGCTGGCTTCTGTGGTGCATGTAACCACATTCCGCCAACACACCTACCCCAGACCCCCTCGTTCTCCGAACTGCTTGGGGAGGAGGTGACAGAGGATCAGTTCCAACAAGAG GTGGCGGTCAAGACTCGGACTCTGCTGATCGGCCGCCAGGAGGCGGAGAGGGAGGTTGTGATGGACAGACTGGTGGAGAAGTATGGCGACAAAGAGAAGGCACTCATGTTTGTGGTGTCGGAGTTCCCAACAGAGTACAAG GTCCAGCTGTTTGTCAATATGCTTCTACAACGTGGCGCCAACCCCTCGACGTGCGACAGCTCGTGGCAGACCCCCCTCCACCATGCCGTCAAGAGGAACTTCAAGGGGGTGTGCAGTAAACTGCTGGAGAACGACGCCCTCCCCCACGTCCGAGACAAGGACAACAACATGCCCTACCACCTGGccctcaacaacaacaacgacgacaTCGCCGCCCTCATACTCAGCTACATGCCAAACGCCGT CGTTAGAGACATGTATATCACAAGGACCTCCACGAAGTCAGAGTTCACCCTTCATGACCTGCTTCGTAAAGAAATGCAG CACGCGGCTATGGGTGTCCTGGACTGTCTCATGGACCCAATCGGTGACACTGGACACGTGAGGGTGTTCTACCACGTGCTGGAGGCCGATGAGGAAGGGAGACCACCCACCCACAAAGACTTTGATGACGAGTCCAAATCTTGCCTCAATCTCATCGCTAAGGGGAATCTTAAG GAGGTGGTGTTCCATGACTGCGTACGGCTTCTCATACGGCGGAAGTGGAAGGAATACGCCAGGCTTCGCTTTGC TGTGAATAGCATCATATACTGTTTCACCCTGCTCTGCCTGACCTTTTCTCTGGCTGTAGCGACCTTGACAGCTGACCCCGCCCAGTACCCAGACCCCCGAGACAAGGCGCGTGCGGCAGCCGAGTTGTGGGCGAGTGGTTCGGTGGCTTTCAGTCTTATTCTTGAAGTCAATCAGATGAGGAG ACACCGACTGGCCTACTGGCGCGACAAGTTCAACTGGCTGGACTTGACCTCGTCGTGTCTGCTGCTGTCCGTCATCCCGCTCCGCTTCACTCACTCCAAGCAGCAGTGGCACGTCTTCTCCGTCGGGTACCTGCTGTGGGTTCTCAAGGTCTTCAAGTATGCAGCAGTCTTCAG GCAGACGGGTGCATATGCCCTTGTTCTAAAGCGAATCCTAGGGCACGACTTCGTCCAGTTCACCGCCCTTTTCTCCGTCATCTTACTGGCCTTTAGCGGGTCCTTCATCCTAGCGCTCAGGGGAGAGAACTCTCTACAGGTGCACCCTGAGACGGG AACGTTCTGGGAGGTGATGTTTACCGGAGTGCGCATCCTCATCGAGTCCGACCCCATCGTCGCCTACTACGGCCAAGACGGATACAG CACGCTGAGCTGCATCATCATGGTCATCTTCCTCTTCACGTGCATCGTCGTCCTCCTCAACATCCTCATCGCTCAGCTCAGCGACACCTACCAGAATGTGCAGACAGACGCGCAGCGTGCACTGGAGCTGAACAGGGCGTGGATCATAGCAAGGGTGGAGCTCAACAGTATACACATACGGAGA AGTTACCGGATCCGGAAGTACTGCGAAtctgaagtggtgtcacaaccACATGACCTCCTGGAAAGATGGGAGTCGCCTCCCCTTAATGACATGAACAGGAATATCCGGTACATCTGGGAGGGCCAGGAGGCGAACAAGATGAATCTCCTGACAGTCAAGAACAGACTCACCCGCCAGGAGAAGGCCATCCTCAGGATGCA ACAATCGCTGGATGACATCCTGACTTCTCTGGCACGGATACGCCCTGACGGGAGTCCCCAGAAACAGACACCATCTGCTTCAGACGGCAACATCAGCTCTCCGCAGTCGTCAACGTCTCAACAGAGTGTGTCCGACATTGACGTCTTCACCACAGCGGTCGAAGAGCAGCATAGAGGGCTTGAAGAAGACGTTGAAACCAGTTCGGTGAACGGAGAGACAGTCTCACGTGTAGATGACAAGAAGTCCACCCCCAGACCGACAGACAGAGATACCACAGATGAGACGAGTCAATCTCCACACGGCTAA